GTTGAGCGCTGGGAGCGGTTCTTGTTAACCTCGAGCAGCCGTTTCGCTAGTTCCACCATCCGAGGCAGATCTTGCACCTCCGCTACCGTCGCAGCAGGATGAACACGGCTCAGGAAACACAGCTCGTTCCGGTAAATGTTACCGATCCCTGCAAGATTGCGCTGATCCAAAAGAGCTAACCCAATCGCCCGCTCGGGTTCCGCGAGCAGTCGCCGCAGCGCCTGGTCCGCGTCCCAGCCCGGCCCCAGCAGATCGGGTCCCAGATGCCCGACGGCGTTGCTCAGCCCGGTTTCGGGCAGGACTTCCAGGAGGCCAAGGGAAAACCCCACCGCCTCAACATCCCCTGTTCGTAGCACGGCCCGAGCAGTGTGAGCCGGGCGGCGCCAGTGCGGCGGTGACCCGGAGGCGGGCGCCGGGTAGAGGTCCCAGCGGCCCTCCATGGACAGGTGTGAATGGATCACATGGCCGTCCACAAACATCAACAGGTGTTTGCCGCAAGATTGTACCGACTGCACCACACTGCCGGTGAAGTCCACCGTGGCAAATGCGGGCACACGGAGATCGCAGGCAAGCAGGCGCTGCCCGGCCAGGGCGGTGCGCAGGTCCTTGGCTGCCCGCCATACGGTGTCGCCCTCAGGCACGGACTCGCACTCCGCTGGGTGAGCCGTAGGCGCCGGCGGCAAGTAAGGCCGTGGCCAGCGGGGTGTCCAGGATGCTGGCGCCATTGACCTTTTCCATGGCCAGCTTGCCCACGGCGCCGTGCCTGACCACCTGGACCAGGGCCGCCGCGGCGAGGGCCACAGCGGGTGCGTCGTCGCTGAAGCACAGCAGCGTCCGTCCGCCGCGCTCCACATAGAGCACCAAGGCGCCGTCGACCATCACCACCAGGGCACCTGCCTTGCGACCGGGCCGGTGCCCGGAATCCAGTGGCGGCCAGGGAAGTGCAGCGCCGTAGGGGTTAGCAGGATCAGTGGCGGCCAGGGCCAGTGCCTTGGGCGGGCGCGGATTCGTGGCCGCATCCTCGGCAAAGGTGCGCAGCCGGTCTACTGTGGCGGGCACGGCGAACTGCGCCGCACCCAGGTGCTCGATGAAGTATCCGCGCCGGCATTTGCCCGTCTCCTCAAGTCGTGCCAGCACCTTATACATGAGCCCGAAGCCCCCCGGAACCCCCAGATTCATGACCGATCCGCGCGTCACCACACCGTACCTATCAAGCAGCAGCTCAGCGAATGCGTGGCTGCGCAGTGTGTTTTGCGCGGTTGAAACCGTGTCCGTTTCGGGCAGTGGCAGGGCGCTCCACCGCCCGGCACCCAGCGGCGGGGCCCCTCGCTGCCCGGCGACGGCCCGCCCCGGCAGCCTGGCGTACCGCCCGGACCGGGCCGGGCGCAGGCGTGAAGGGGCAGGCTTTTGCTTGTGTGCCGTGTGACCGCCGGAAAGCAGCGCGCGCACGGGTGCGAACGTGTCGTTGCTGATCCGGCCCGCCCAAAAAAGCTCCCACAGGGCCGCGCTGAGATCCTCATCCCCGGGGACAATATCCGGGCCGTCGGCGGTCAACTCGCGCAGTTGGTGGAAGAAGTATGCGCCGCCGCCGGACAGTGCATCCAACAGTCGCTGCTGGAATGCAGTGGGCGCAAAGTCGGGTGCCGGGGCCAGCGTGAGATCGGCCGACTCCGCCACATGCAAACTCAGCCAGCCGTCCGAACCTCCCAGGGCGCCCGCACCGGACACAATGACTTCACCGGTGGCCATGAGCTCCTCGAGCATGGCCGGGGAGTAGTCAACTATGCGCTGCGCTAGCACCAGCGGTTCCCACGCAGATGCCGGAATGGGCGCGCCCGCCAGCTGGTCAATAACCGTCAGCAGGCCATCCAGTCCGCGCAAGGCAGGCGCCCCGGAGGCCGCCCCCACATGCTGCCAGGCGGGCAGGAACCGACCAAAGGCGGCCGCGTCGACGGGCTCCACCTCCGCCCGCAGGGCCGCCAACGACCTCCTGCGCAGCCGCCGCAGCACCTCAACATCGCACCACTCGGAGCCGCCGTTCTCCGCACGCTGCGGTAAGAACTCGCCCTCCGTAACCCGCCTGTCCGCTGCCAGCCGCGCCAGGCCCGGGAGTACGACGGCGACCCCCAGTCCCAGCCGTACCGCAGCGTCCGACGCGGTGAAGGGTCCGTGGGTGCGGGCGTAGCGGCCCAAAAGGTCACCGAGGGGATCGGCCACCGGTTCGATGAAAGCCAGCGGCACGCCCATGGGCGTGGGGATCCCGAGGGCGTCACGCAGCCGGGCGGCGTCCTCGATGGCGGCGAACCGTTCCTCACCGCCCATCTGCACGCGGAGGGCACGGTTTGCCGAGACCAGCCCGGCAAGGTCGGCGGCAGTCTGGGTCTGGTGCCCGGCGTCGTCCGTTTCTAAAGTGGGGACCAGCCGAGCGGAAACCTCGGCAACGGTCAAGGGACCCAGCAGGCGCAACAGGTCCGCAACCCCTTCAATCCCGCGGGCACGCCGGTCCGGGGCCAGGCGTTGGAGCTCTGCCTCGGTGTCGGCAATGACTTGCGGGTCGAGAAGTTCGCGCAGCTCGGCACGGCCCAGCAACTCATCCAACAGGGCCGGGTCCAGGGAGAGTGCGGCGGCACGGCGCTCAGCCAGCGGGGAGTCGCCCTCGTAGAGGAAGCTGGCCACGTAGCCAAACAGCAGCGACCTGGCGAACGGCGACGGCTCGTTCGTGGTGGTTTCCACAATTCGCAGCTCGCGGCGTTCGATGGCGGCGGCAATGCCCTTCAGCGCGGGAAGGTCATAGACGTCCTGCAGGCATTCGCGCACCGTCTCCAAAACGATGGGGAACTGCGGGTACTTCCTGGCCACGTCCAGCAGCTGGGCCGAGCGCTGGCGCTGCTGCCACAGCGGCGATCGCTTGCCGGGATTCTGGCGGGGGAGCAGCAGCGCCCGGGCCGCACATTCGCGGAAGCGGCTTGCAAACAGGGCCGAACCGCCCACCTCGGCCGTGACTATGGAATCGAGCTCGTCCGGGTCAAAGAGGAACAACTCGGCGCCGGGCGGTTCGTCATCCATCATCGGAACACGCAGCACGATGCCGTCGTCGGAGGCCATGGCGGAGCCGTCCAGACCGTACCGCTCGTGCAGCCGCGCGGCCACGGCCAGCGCCCAAGGTGCATGGACCGGCATGCCGAAGGGGCTGTGCAGCACCACCCGCCAGTCGCCGAGCTCGTCGTGGAAGCGCTCCACCATGAGCGTTTTGTCGTCGGGGACCTGGGACGTTGCGGCCTTTTGATCGGCCAGATAGCCGAGGAGGTTGTTGGCTGCCCAGCTATCTAGTCCCGTGGCCGTGCAGCGGGCCAGGGCCTGATTGTGCGGGGCAGCGCTGAGCTCGCGGATGAAGGCGCCCAGTGCCCGGCCCAGTTCCACCGGCCGTCCGAGGGAATCGCCCTTCCAGAACGGCAGCTTCCCGGGCTGCCCAAACGCGGGGGTGACAAGGACCCGGTCAAAGGTGATGTCCTCGATCTTCCAGCTGGTGGCGCCCAGGGCAAAGACGTCACCTACGCGGGATTCGTAGACCATCTCCTCGTCGAGCTCGCCCACCCGCCGTCCGCCCTTGTTCGAGCGTGCCGGGCCGGCGGCTGCGTCACCTGGGCCACTGGCGCCCGGCGCGCCGGAATCGCCCACGATGAAAACGCCGAACAGCCCGCGGTCCGGAATGGTGCCGCCGGAGGTGACGGCCAGGCGTTGGGCGCCGGGACGCCCGGTGATGGTGCCGCCCACCCGGTCCCAGATGATGCGCGGGCGCAGCTCGGCAAACTCGTCGCTGGGGTAGCGCCCCGCCAGAAGGTCAAGGGTGGCGTCGAACGCTGAGCGGGGAAGTGCGGTGAAGGGGGCGCTGCGCCTGACCGTGGCGAACCAGTCCTCCACATCGATGGCTCCGAGGGCGGACGCCGCCACGGTTTGCTGGGCCAAGATGTCCAACGGGTTGGCGGGGATGGACAGCGGCTCGATGGCCCCGGCCAGCATCCGCTCGACGGTCACCGCCGAGTGCAGCAAGTCCGCCCGGTGCTTGGGGAACAACATCCCCTGAGAGATCTCGCCCACCTGGTGCCCTGCCCGGCCCACCCGCTGGAGCCCACTGGCCACCGACGGCGGGGACTCCACCTGGATAACCAGGTCCACGGCGCCCATGTCGATACCCAGCTCCAGACTGGAGGTGGCCACCACGCAGCGCAGCCGCCCCGACTTCAAATCGTCTTCGATCAAGGCCCGCTGCTCCTTGGACACCGAGCCG
This region of Arthrobacter alpinus genomic DNA includes:
- a CDS encoding DNA-formamidopyrimidine glycosylase family protein; the encoded protein is MPEGDTVWRAAKDLRTALAGQRLLACDLRVPAFATVDFTGSVVQSVQSCGKHLLMFVDGHVIHSHLSMEGRWDLYPAPASGSPPHWRRPAHTARAVLRTGDVEAVGFSLGLLEVLPETGLSNAVGHLGPDLLGPGWDADQALRRLLAEPERAIGLALLDQRNLAGIGNIYRNELCFLSRVHPAATVAEVQDLPRMVELAKRLLEVNKNRSQRSTTGGPARGEAASWVYGLAGKPCKRCGALIRHATMADPAFPSWAARDIYWCPRCQVGP
- a CDS encoding ATP-dependent helicase, translating into MSPQVRHDGAVHLKPTATAMDQFTAPTREWFLGAFNSPTPAQSGAWEAIADGAHALVVAPTGSGKTLAAFLWALNGLASEPAPGTPAKPSRPGTRVLYISPLKALGVDVERNLRAPLIGITQTAKRLGLDVPAISVGVRSGDTPANERRRLLSHPPDILITTPESLFLMLTSKARETLTDVHTVIIDEVHAVAGTKRGAHLALSLERLDALLDAPAQRIGLSATVEPRSTVARFLGGAMPVKIVAPASTKNWNLTVTVPVADMTELPALASARDAGPATGLAPNASIWPHVEEKIVDAVLANKSTIVFANSRRLAERLTGRLNEIYLERLALAANEADDTAPSPADPWLTAASPASEPAQARALSPAGAASAVGNPAPAKAPTRLPAEMMAQAGSVAGAPNVLAKAHHGSVSKEQRALIEDDLKSGRLRCVVATSSLELGIDMGAVDLVIQVESPPSVASGLQRVGRAGHQVGEISQGMLFPKHRADLLHSAVTVERMLAGAIEPLSIPANPLDILAQQTVAASALGAIDVEDWFATVRRSAPFTALPRSAFDATLDLLAGRYPSDEFAELRPRIIWDRVGGTITGRPGAQRLAVTSGGTIPDRGLFGVFIVGDSGAPGASGPGDAAAGPARSNKGGRRVGELDEEMVYESRVGDVFALGATSWKIEDITFDRVLVTPAFGQPGKLPFWKGDSLGRPVELGRALGAFIRELSAAPHNQALARCTATGLDSWAANNLLGYLADQKAATSQVPDDKTLMVERFHDELGDWRVVLHSPFGMPVHAPWALAVAARLHERYGLDGSAMASDDGIVLRVPMMDDEPPGAELFLFDPDELDSIVTAEVGGSALFASRFRECAARALLLPRQNPGKRSPLWQQRQRSAQLLDVARKYPQFPIVLETVRECLQDVYDLPALKGIAAAIERRELRIVETTTNEPSPFARSLLFGYVASFLYEGDSPLAERRAAALSLDPALLDELLGRAELRELLDPQVIADTEAELQRLAPDRRARGIEGVADLLRLLGPLTVAEVSARLVPTLETDDAGHQTQTAADLAGLVSANRALRVQMGGEERFAAIEDAARLRDALGIPTPMGVPLAFIEPVADPLGDLLGRYARTHGPFTASDAAVRLGLGVAVVLPGLARLAADRRVTEGEFLPQRAENGGSEWCDVEVLRRLRRRSLAALRAEVEPVDAAAFGRFLPAWQHVGAASGAPALRGLDGLLTVIDQLAGAPIPASAWEPLVLAQRIVDYSPAMLEELMATGEVIVSGAGALGGSDGWLSLHVAESADLTLAPAPDFAPTAFQQRLLDALSGGGAYFFHQLRELTADGPDIVPGDEDLSAALWELFWAGRISNDTFAPVRALLSGGHTAHKQKPAPSRLRPARSGRYARLPGRAVAGQRGAPPLGAGRWSALPLPETDTVSTAQNTLRSHAFAELLLDRYGVVTRGSVMNLGVPGGFGLMYKVLARLEETGKCRRGYFIEHLGAAQFAVPATVDRLRTFAEDAATNPRPPKALALAATDPANPYGAALPWPPLDSGHRPGRKAGALVVMVDGALVLYVERGGRTLLCFSDDAPAVALAAAALVQVVRHGAVGKLAMEKVNGASILDTPLATALLAAGAYGSPSGVRVRA